Proteins encoded together in one Rhizobium bangladeshense window:
- a CDS encoding ABC transporter ATP-binding protein — protein sequence MGSITLQKVSKVFGEAKVIPSIDLDINDGEFVVFVGPSGCGKSTLLRLIAGLEDVSGGKIVIDGRDATETAPSERGLAMVFQSYALYPHMSVRNNIAFPLKMAGVDKAEIDRKVADAARVLNLTDYLERKPRQLSGGQRQRVAIGRAIVRQPSAFLFDEPLSNLDAALRVNMRLEISELHQQLKTTMIYVTHDQVEAMTMADKIVVLNRGNIEQVGSPLELYSRPRNLFVAGFIGSPKMNFIKGQNAAELGAHTIGIRPEHILLSMETGDWKGRVVVAEHLGSDTFLHIDADGIGMVTARGSGDFAAQAGDTVYLTPDRSRIHKFNEGGLAI from the coding sequence ATGGGCAGCATTACCCTTCAGAAGGTTTCCAAGGTCTTCGGCGAAGCCAAGGTCATCCCTTCGATCGATCTCGACATCAACGACGGCGAATTCGTCGTCTTCGTCGGCCCATCCGGTTGCGGCAAATCCACACTGCTCAGGCTGATTGCCGGCCTTGAAGATGTATCCGGCGGCAAGATCGTCATCGACGGCAGGGACGCCACCGAAACGGCTCCTTCAGAGCGCGGGCTTGCCATGGTGTTCCAGTCCTACGCGCTCTATCCGCATATGAGCGTGCGCAACAACATCGCCTTCCCGCTGAAGATGGCGGGCGTCGACAAGGCGGAGATCGACCGCAAGGTGGCGGATGCGGCGCGGGTGCTGAACCTCACCGACTATCTGGAGCGCAAGCCGCGCCAGCTTTCCGGCGGTCAGCGCCAGCGAGTTGCGATTGGCCGCGCCATCGTGCGCCAGCCTTCGGCCTTCCTGTTCGACGAACCGCTGTCGAACCTCGATGCTGCACTTCGCGTCAACATGCGTCTCGAGATCAGTGAACTGCATCAGCAGCTGAAGACGACGATGATCTACGTCACCCACGATCAGGTCGAGGCCATGACCATGGCCGACAAGATCGTCGTGCTGAATAGGGGCAATATCGAACAGGTCGGCTCGCCGCTCGAGCTCTACAGCCGCCCGCGCAACCTTTTCGTCGCCGGCTTCATCGGCTCGCCGAAGATGAATTTCATCAAGGGCCAGAACGCGGCCGAGCTCGGCGCACATACGATCGGCATCCGCCCCGAACATATATTGCTGTCGATGGAGACCGGCGACTGGAAGGGCAGGGTCGTCGTCGCCGAACATCTTGGTTCCGACACCTTCCTGCATATCGACGCCGACGGGATCGGCATGGTGACAGCGCGCGGCAGCGGCGATTTTGCCGCGCAAGCAGGCGATACAGTCTATCTGACGCCGGACCGGTCGCGCATTCACAAATTCAACGAGGGCGGCCTTGCCATCTGA
- a CDS encoding sulfate transporter family protein, whose protein sequence is MILDAARLSLANLFAPETRSVFWKVLGLTLLVLVGLWFALRGAFMAFLFPWLTSFFPEMPDWAGWFALVFAILAGIGLALLLALLLSPVTALIAGLFLDDVAEVIEKRDYSGDAPGAAMPIGPAMASSIKFLGVVILGNIVALLLLFIPGVNLVAFFLVNGYLLGREFFEFAAMRFRPQHEARLFRAKHAPTVFLGGLVIALFLAIPVVNLLTPLFAAGMMVHLHKLISAKDADFRA, encoded by the coding sequence ATGATTCTTGATGCCGCACGCCTTTCGCTCGCCAATCTGTTCGCGCCGGAGACACGCTCGGTCTTCTGGAAGGTGCTCGGCCTGACGCTTCTCGTGCTCGTCGGCCTATGGTTTGCGCTACGTGGGGCCTTCATGGCCTTCCTCTTTCCCTGGCTCACCAGCTTCTTTCCCGAAATGCCGGATTGGGCGGGGTGGTTCGCTCTGGTCTTTGCGATCCTGGCCGGGATCGGCCTTGCGCTCCTGCTGGCGCTGCTGCTTTCGCCGGTAACGGCACTGATCGCAGGCCTTTTCCTCGACGATGTCGCCGAGGTCATCGAAAAGCGTGATTATTCCGGCGACGCACCGGGCGCCGCCATGCCGATCGGCCCGGCGATGGCAAGCTCGATCAAATTTTTGGGGGTGGTGATCCTCGGCAATATCGTGGCGTTGTTGCTGCTGTTCATCCCCGGCGTCAATCTGGTCGCTTTCTTTTTGGTGAACGGCTATCTGCTCGGACGGGAATTCTTCGAATTCGCCGCCATGCGCTTCCGGCCGCAGCATGAGGCACGGCTCTTCCGCGCCAAACATGCGCCGACCGTCTTTCTCGGCGGGCTGGTCATCGCACTCTTTTTGGCGATCCCTGTGGTCAACCTGCTAACACCTCTCTTTGCTGCGGGCATGATGGTGCATCTGCACAAGCTGATTTCCGCAAAGGACGCCGATTTTCGCGCCTGA
- a CDS encoding carbohydrate ABC transporter permease has translation MATLHTRSAARLMIAPSVLFLFAWMIVPLAMTIYFSLLNYNLLSPGMESFVGLLNYEYFLSDPAFIAALINTLLLVAGVLVITVVGGIGFALLLDQPMYGQGIVRILVIAPFFIMPTVAALVWKNMFMNPVNGLFAHLAKALGLQPIDWLANAPLLSVILIVAWQWLPFATLILLTALQSLDEEQKEAAEMDGAGAISKFIYIILPHMARAITVVILIQTIFLLSVFAEILVTTNGGPGTDSTNLTYLVYAQALLQFDIGGASAGGIVAVVLANIVAIFLVRLVGKNLEA, from the coding sequence ATGGCAACATTACATACTCGCTCCGCGGCGCGCCTGATGATTGCGCCCTCCGTGCTGTTCCTTTTTGCGTGGATGATCGTTCCGCTCGCGATGACGATCTATTTCTCGCTCCTGAACTACAATTTGCTCAGCCCCGGCATGGAGAGCTTTGTCGGCCTGCTGAACTACGAATATTTCCTTTCCGATCCGGCCTTTATTGCCGCGCTGATCAATACGCTGCTGCTTGTCGCCGGCGTTCTTGTCATCACCGTCGTCGGCGGCATCGGCTTCGCGCTGCTGCTCGATCAGCCGATGTACGGCCAGGGCATCGTGCGCATCCTCGTCATCGCGCCCTTCTTCATCATGCCGACGGTGGCAGCACTCGTCTGGAAGAACATGTTCATGAACCCGGTCAACGGCCTGTTTGCGCATCTTGCGAAGGCGTTGGGCCTGCAGCCGATCGACTGGCTTGCGAATGCGCCGCTGTTGTCTGTCATCCTTATCGTTGCATGGCAGTGGCTGCCCTTTGCCACCCTCATCCTACTGACCGCGCTGCAGTCGCTCGACGAGGAGCAGAAGGAGGCGGCGGAAATGGACGGCGCCGGGGCGATCTCGAAATTCATCTACATCATCCTGCCGCACATGGCCCGCGCCATCACCGTCGTCATCCTGATCCAGACGATCTTCCTGCTTTCGGTCTTCGCCGAAATCCTCGTCACCACCAATGGCGGGCCGGGCACCGACAGCACCAATCTCACCTATCTCGTCTATGCGCAGGCGCTCCTGCAGTTCGATATCGGCGGCGCTTCGGCGGGCGGCATCGTCGCGGTCGTGCTTGCCAACATCGTTGCGATCTTCCTCGTCCGCCTCGTCGGCAAGAATCTGGAGGCTTGA
- a CDS encoding VOC family protein, with protein sequence MNSTSYYPVIMTEDVSGSARFYCAHFGFRAVFESDWYVHLQSQEEKHVALAILDGSHETIPAVARGKVSGLLLNFEVADVDAVYAACRSANLPILREIRDEEFGQRHFITADPNGVLIDVIKPIPPSAEFAAMYEASALPS encoded by the coding sequence GTGAATTCGACGAGCTATTATCCTGTCATCATGACCGAAGACGTTTCTGGTTCCGCCCGCTTCTATTGCGCGCATTTCGGCTTCAGGGCGGTGTTCGAGAGCGACTGGTACGTTCACCTGCAGTCGCAAGAGGAGAAGCATGTCGCTCTTGCCATTCTCGATGGCAGCCACGAAACCATACCGGCCGTGGCTCGCGGCAAAGTAAGCGGCCTGCTCCTCAATTTCGAGGTTGCCGATGTAGATGCGGTCTACGCGGCCTGCCGCAGCGCAAACCTCCCGATCCTGCGGGAGATTCGCGACGAGGAATTCGGCCAGCGGCACTTCATTACCGCCGACCCGAATGGCGTGCTGATCGACGTCATTAAACCTATACCGCCGAGCGCCGAGTTCGCCGCAATGTACGAGGCATCAGCCTTACCGAGTTGA
- a CDS encoding FGGY-family carbohydrate kinase yields MRDHVVAVDVGTGSARAGVFDAGGRLLAKAEHPIVMNRPRENHAEHDSEDIWSAACRAVRQAVEQSGISAASVAAIGFDATCSLVVRDVEGRQISVSTSGEQRFDTIVWLDHRALKEADFCTATEHGVLEHSGGVMSPEMEMPKLMWLKKKLPSTWENAGYFFDLADFMTWKSTGSPARSRCTVTAKWNYLAHLERGWQQDFLQRIGLDDLQTRGRLPDETAPVGGSMGLLTPDAAEALGLTTECHVSAGMIDAYAGALGALGGYAADPVTRERQLALIAGTSSCIVAFSQQRKPSHGMWGPYYEVVFPRSWLVEAGQSATGALLDHVVRMHAAGGEPTAALHQKIVARIAELRAGEGDAFGERIFVLPDFHGNRSPLADPHAVGVISGLTLDTSFDGLCALYWRSAVAIALGIRHILEKMKEYGYVPDTLHIAGGHVKNPVLMELYSDATGCKVVVPKMNEAVLLGTAIAASVACGLHEDLAAAGEAMYPGGNERLPDKAKQALYDRDYRRLLAMHRHRAELEALL; encoded by the coding sequence ATGCGTGATCATGTGGTTGCGGTGGATGTCGGCACCGGCAGCGCGCGCGCCGGCGTCTTCGATGCCGGCGGCCGTTTGCTGGCCAAGGCCGAACATCCGATCGTAATGAACCGGCCGCGTGAAAACCACGCCGAGCACGATTCCGAAGACATCTGGTCGGCCGCCTGCAGAGCAGTTCGCCAGGCGGTGGAGCAATCCGGTATCTCAGCCGCGTCAGTCGCGGCAATCGGCTTCGACGCTACGTGTTCGCTTGTCGTCCGCGATGTCGAAGGCCGGCAGATCAGTGTATCCACAAGCGGCGAGCAGCGTTTCGACACCATCGTGTGGCTCGATCATCGGGCGCTGAAGGAAGCCGACTTCTGCACGGCGACGGAGCACGGAGTGCTCGAACATTCCGGCGGGGTCATGTCGCCGGAAATGGAAATGCCGAAGCTGATGTGGCTGAAGAAGAAGCTGCCGTCGACATGGGAAAATGCGGGATATTTCTTCGATCTTGCCGATTTCATGACCTGGAAATCGACGGGATCGCCGGCCCGCTCGCGCTGCACGGTGACGGCAAAATGGAACTACCTCGCCCATCTCGAAAGGGGATGGCAGCAGGATTTCTTGCAGCGGATCGGGCTCGACGATCTTCAGACTCGCGGCCGGTTGCCGGATGAGACCGCGCCGGTCGGCGGCAGTATGGGCCTGTTGACGCCCGATGCGGCCGAGGCGCTGGGGCTGACCACGGAGTGCCATGTCTCCGCGGGAATGATCGACGCCTATGCCGGCGCGCTCGGGGCGCTCGGGGGTTATGCCGCCGATCCTGTAACACGCGAGCGCCAGTTGGCGCTGATCGCCGGCACTTCAAGCTGCATCGTCGCCTTTTCACAGCAACGCAAGCCGAGCCACGGCATGTGGGGCCCCTATTATGAAGTCGTCTTCCCGCGGTCCTGGCTGGTGGAAGCCGGGCAATCTGCGACCGGAGCGCTGCTCGACCATGTCGTGCGAATGCATGCGGCCGGTGGTGAGCCGACGGCGGCGTTGCACCAGAAAATCGTCGCGCGCATCGCCGAATTGCGGGCAGGGGAGGGCGACGCTTTCGGCGAGCGCATTTTTGTGCTGCCGGACTTTCACGGCAATCGCTCGCCGCTTGCCGATCCGCATGCCGTCGGTGTGATCAGCGGCCTGACGCTGGATACGTCATTCGACGGACTCTGCGCGCTCTATTGGCGGTCTGCCGTCGCGATCGCTCTCGGCATCCGCCATATCCTGGAGAAGATGAAGGAGTATGGCTACGTGCCCGATACGCTGCATATCGCAGGCGGACACGTCAAGAACCCGGTGCTGATGGAACTCTATAGCGATGCCACCGGCTGCAAGGTCGTGGTGCCGAAGATGAACGAGGCCGTGCTGCTCGGCACCGCGATTGCGGCATCCGTGGCCTGCGGTCTGCACGAGGATTTGGCGGCAGCCGGCGAGGCGATGTATCCGGGCGGCAACGAACGGCTTCCCGACAAGGCGAAACAGGCGCTTTACGACCGCGATTATCGCCGTCTTCTGGCCATGCATCGGCACCGCGCCGAACTGGAAGCGTTGCTCTAG
- a CDS encoding MurR/RpiR family transcriptional regulator: MEDFVHKLRQYVKSGTPAERRIAKYFSEHLNDLPFETAASVADRLDLSPMTVGRFLRALGYQGLDSVKVEIRETVTTSPAQLQSAMSELHADAAEGKPLAVLVAEQIQALHHIYHLTAQPHWAEAVRLISTAREVSIATHARLASLANHFCQRLTQARDGVRTLDATDNRFAELFARQAVDDALLVIIDCRRFAKARLLARTARRYGYKVVLISPQQADWMADQSNVMLSLPPARAPDLDNLPPLIALLDCLSESVILEVGEEAALRRRRMLEFATVLGETANH, encoded by the coding sequence GTGGAAGACTTTGTGCACAAGCTCAGGCAATACGTAAAAAGCGGCACACCGGCCGAGCGTCGTATCGCGAAATATTTCTCCGAGCACTTGAACGACCTGCCGTTTGAGACGGCGGCGTCTGTTGCCGACAGGCTGGATCTCTCGCCGATGACCGTCGGGCGCTTCCTGCGCGCGCTCGGCTATCAGGGTTTGGACAGCGTCAAGGTGGAGATTCGCGAAACCGTGACGACATCGCCGGCGCAGCTGCAGAGTGCCATGAGCGAGCTGCACGCGGACGCGGCGGAGGGCAAGCCGCTTGCCGTGCTGGTCGCAGAACAGATCCAGGCCCTGCATCACATCTATCATCTGACGGCGCAGCCCCACTGGGCGGAAGCCGTCCGCCTGATCAGCACCGCCCGCGAAGTATCGATCGCCACGCATGCGCGGCTCGCCAGTCTTGCCAATCATTTCTGCCAGCGACTGACGCAAGCCCGCGATGGCGTCCGCACGCTCGATGCCACCGACAACCGTTTTGCCGAACTCTTCGCCCGGCAGGCCGTCGACGATGCTTTGCTCGTCATTATCGACTGCCGCCGTTTCGCCAAGGCACGGCTGCTTGCCAGAACCGCGCGGCGATACGGCTACAAGGTCGTGCTGATTTCGCCTCAGCAAGCGGACTGGATGGCGGATCAGTCAAACGTCATGCTGTCCTTGCCGCCGGCACGCGCCCCCGATCTCGATAATCTTCCGCCGCTGATCGCGTTGCTCGATTGCCTGTCGGAATCCGTCATTCTCGAAGTCGGAGAGGAGGCAGCTCTTCGGCGCCGCCGCATGCTGGAATTCGCGACCGTCCTCGGCGAGACCGCGAACCACTAA
- a CDS encoding TetR/AcrR family transcriptional regulator: MSRSNRERTEQTRQALIDAGRRLFVGKGYAETATPDIAAAAGVTRGALYHHFEDKKALFRAVVEGEARAVAEAIEACPAPDDAPRDALLAGASAYFDALMAEGRTRLLLVEAPAVLGLAATQAIDADNAEMTLRAGLAAMLPGAGAALEPLTLLLSAAFDRAAMAIEAGGERRSYEEAIVVLLDSLADHLRR, encoded by the coding sequence ATGAGCCGCAGCAATCGCGAAAGAACAGAACAGACAAGACAGGCGCTGATCGACGCCGGACGGCGCCTCTTCGTCGGTAAGGGGTATGCCGAAACGGCGACGCCGGACATCGCCGCGGCAGCGGGTGTGACGCGCGGAGCGCTCTATCATCATTTCGAAGACAAGAAGGCGCTCTTTCGCGCGGTTGTCGAAGGCGAGGCGCGCGCAGTTGCCGAAGCGATCGAGGCATGCCCAGCGCCCGACGATGCGCCCCGAGACGCGCTGCTTGCCGGCGCTTCGGCTTATTTCGATGCGCTGATGGCTGAGGGCCGCACGCGGCTGCTGCTGGTCGAGGCGCCTGCCGTCCTCGGCTTGGCGGCCACTCAGGCGATCGATGCCGACAATGCGGAAATGACATTACGGGCAGGACTTGCAGCCATGCTGCCGGGAGCCGGCGCTGCTCTCGAGCCTCTGACATTGCTGCTATCGGCGGCCTTCGACCGCGCGGCAATGGCCATCGAGGCGGGCGGGGAAAGGCGGAGTTACGAGGAGGCGATCGTTGTTTTACTCGACAGCCTCGCCGATCACTTGCGGCGGTAG
- a CDS encoding HAD family hydrolase, with translation MADAEPRLVIFDCDGVLVDSEPISISVLVRAMSDLGVSITEDQAYERFLGRSLSTLIDTLETEFNIHAGEEFLERIRTDLYARFRSELKPIDGIAATIDRLGIPCCVASSSQMERIRLSLSVTGLLDRLPDIFSATMVKRGKPAPDLFLHAARQMHVEPEACLVIEDSPAGIAAAKAAGMTVFAFTGGSHANFAGYRAELDRLSPEVVFDAMPDLIHLVRNHKLDGTEI, from the coding sequence ATGGCTGATGCTGAACCACGGCTGGTCATCTTCGATTGCGACGGGGTGCTCGTCGACAGCGAGCCGATCTCAATCAGCGTGCTCGTGCGGGCGATGAGCGATCTTGGCGTGTCGATCACCGAGGACCAAGCCTATGAGCGTTTTCTCGGCCGCAGCCTGTCGACCCTCATCGATACGCTGGAAACCGAATTCAACATTCACGCCGGCGAAGAATTCCTGGAGCGCATCCGCACCGATCTCTACGCGCGCTTCCGCAGCGAGCTGAAGCCGATCGACGGCATCGCCGCGACGATCGACAGGCTTGGTATTCCTTGCTGCGTTGCCTCTTCAAGCCAGATGGAGCGTATCCGACTATCGCTTTCCGTCACCGGGCTTCTCGACAGGCTCCCCGACATCTTCAGCGCGACGATGGTCAAACGCGGCAAACCCGCGCCGGACCTCTTCCTGCATGCGGCCCGCCAGATGCATGTCGAACCCGAAGCATGCCTTGTCATCGAGGACAGTCCAGCCGGTATTGCCGCCGCCAAGGCGGCCGGCATGACTGTCTTTGCCTTCACCGGCGGATCGCATGCGAATTTCGCCGGATACAGGGCCGAACTCGACCGACTTTCGCCGGAAGTCGTGTTTGACGCCATGCCGGATTTGATACACCTTGTCCGCAACCATAAGCTGGACGGGACCGAGATTTGA
- a CDS encoding carbohydrate ABC transporter permease produces the protein MARKASTRRKVIVTAIAWTLGILIFFPILWTFLTSFKSEADAIASPPQFLFFHWTAENYAEVQSRSNYLSHFMNSVVISFGSTLIGLIIAIPAAWAMAFSPTKRTKDVLMWMLSTKMMPPVGALIPIYLMFRNSGLLDTRTGLVIVLTLINLPIIVWMLYTYFKEIPGEILEAARMDGASLMKEIVYVLTPMAVPGIASTLLLNIILAWNEAFWTLNLTASKAAPLTAFIASYSSPEGLFYAKLSAASTMAIAPILILGWFSQKQLVRGLTFGAVK, from the coding sequence ATGGCCAGAAAAGCCTCTACCCGGCGCAAGGTCATCGTGACCGCAATTGCCTGGACGCTCGGAATCCTGATCTTCTTTCCGATCCTCTGGACGTTCCTGACGAGCTTCAAATCGGAAGCCGACGCTATTGCCTCGCCGCCGCAGTTCCTGTTCTTCCATTGGACGGCGGAGAACTACGCGGAGGTGCAAAGCCGGTCGAACTACCTCAGCCACTTCATGAATTCGGTGGTCATTTCCTTCGGCTCGACGCTGATCGGTCTCATCATCGCCATTCCGGCCGCCTGGGCGATGGCGTTTTCGCCCACCAAGCGGACGAAGGACGTGCTGATGTGGATGCTCTCGACCAAGATGATGCCGCCTGTGGGCGCACTGATCCCGATCTATCTGATGTTCCGCAATTCCGGCCTGCTTGACACGCGCACAGGGTTGGTGATCGTGCTGACGCTGATCAATCTGCCGATCATCGTCTGGATGCTCTACACCTACTTCAAGGAAATTCCCGGCGAGATCCTCGAAGCGGCGCGCATGGACGGGGCGTCGCTGATGAAGGAGATTGTCTATGTGCTGACGCCGATGGCGGTGCCGGGCATTGCCTCGACGCTGCTCCTGAACATCATCCTTGCCTGGAACGAGGCCTTCTGGACGCTCAACCTCACCGCCTCGAAGGCGGCGCCGCTGACGGCCTTCATCGCCTCCTATTCCAGCCCCGAGGGCCTGTTCTACGCCAAGCTTTCGGCCGCCTCGACCATGGCGATCGCGCCGATTCTGATCCTCGGCTGGTTCAGCCAGAAGCAACTCGTCCGCGGCCTGACCTTCGGCGCAGTGAAATAA
- a CDS encoding mannitol dehydrogenase family protein — MTCKLSLATLSDAARTAAIPSYDRASLKAGIVHFGVGNFHRAHQAIYLDDLFNQGVDHDWAIIGAGILPSDAAMREKLAAQDFLTTVVEQDNNKTAARVTAPMIDILPVGDPAAIIAKLADPDIRIVSLTITEGGYFIDASGTFNPAHPDIAADGQNPGAPKTVFGLIVAGLKVRKEKSIRPFTVMSCDNIPHNGVVTANAVVGTAALSDPALADWIAANVAFPNAMVDRITPATGQREIDFLKDNFGIEDNWPVYCEEFKQWVLEDKFTAGRPALEKVGVTFVPDVTPYEHMKIRILNGGHAAIAYPAALMDIHFVHDAMEDPLIRAFLAKLEKDEIIPIVPPVPNTSLTDYFDLIEHRLLNPKIADTIPRLAQDGSNRQPKFILPSTLDNLRQGRDVIGLALVSALWCRYFGGKTDSGKDIVFNDASAGRLHEAALKAKGDPSAFLVFDDIFGEVAKSELFRKRFAHALKSLWEKGTRETLQLYLDGKLAV; from the coding sequence ATGACGTGCAAATTATCGCTGGCAACGCTTTCGGACGCGGCGCGCACTGCCGCCATCCCTTCCTATGACAGGGCGTCGCTGAAAGCCGGCATCGTGCACTTCGGCGTCGGCAATTTCCACCGCGCCCATCAGGCGATCTATCTTGACGATCTCTTCAACCAGGGCGTCGATCACGACTGGGCGATTATCGGCGCCGGCATTCTGCCATCGGATGCCGCGATGCGCGAAAAGCTTGCGGCGCAGGATTTCCTGACGACGGTGGTGGAGCAGGACAACAATAAAACGGCGGCGCGCGTCACTGCGCCGATGATCGACATCCTGCCGGTCGGCGATCCCGCCGCGATCATCGCCAAGCTTGCCGATCCGGATATCCGCATCGTCTCGCTGACGATCACCGAGGGCGGTTATTTCATCGATGCGTCAGGCACGTTCAATCCGGCCCATCCCGATATCGCCGCCGATGGCCAAAATCCCGGCGCGCCGAAGACGGTCTTCGGCCTGATCGTCGCCGGCCTGAAGGTTCGCAAGGAGAAAAGCATCCGGCCCTTCACCGTGATGTCCTGCGACAATATTCCTCATAACGGCGTCGTCACCGCTAATGCCGTGGTTGGCACGGCAGCGCTTTCCGATCCCGCTCTTGCCGACTGGATCGCGGCCAATGTCGCCTTTCCGAACGCGATGGTCGACCGTATTACGCCGGCGACCGGTCAGCGGGAGATCGATTTCCTCAAGGACAATTTCGGCATCGAGGATAACTGGCCGGTTTATTGCGAAGAATTCAAGCAGTGGGTGCTCGAAGACAAGTTCACGGCCGGCCGGCCGGCTCTCGAAAAAGTTGGTGTGACCTTCGTTCCCGATGTTACGCCTTACGAACACATGAAGATCCGCATCCTGAACGGCGGACATGCCGCGATCGCCTATCCGGCGGCGCTGATGGACATTCACTTCGTGCACGATGCCATGGAGGATCCGCTGATCCGGGCTTTCCTGGCCAAGCTCGAGAAAGACGAGATCATCCCGATCGTGCCGCCGGTGCCGAACACCTCACTGACGGATTATTTCGACCTCATCGAACATCGGCTCCTCAATCCGAAGATCGCCGACACTATCCCGCGTCTGGCACAGGACGGTTCGAACCGCCAGCCGAAATTCATCCTGCCGTCGACGCTCGACAATCTGCGCCAGGGCAGGGACGTCATCGGCCTGGCGCTTGTCTCGGCCCTCTGGTGCCGCTACTTCGGGGGCAAGACCGACAGCGGCAAGGATATCGTCTTCAATGACGCCAGCGCCGGGCGCCTGCATGAAGCGGCGCTGAAGGCAAAGGGTGATCCTTCGGCCTTCCTCGTCTTCGACGATATCTTCGGCGAGGTGGCGAAGTCCGAACTTTTCCGCAAGCGTTTTGCCCATGCGCTCAAAAGCTTGTGGGAAAAAGGCACGCGTGAGACGCTGCAGCTCTATCTCGACGGCAAGCTCGCAGTGTAA
- the nth gene encoding endonuclease III, with amino-acid sequence MANPKLKSPPQGTNVITRRKPAAVVKTAYSQAEREEIFRRFSVQRPEPRGELEHTNPFTLVVAVALSAQATDAGVNKATRALFTVADTPQKMLDLGEEKVRDYIKTIGLYRNKAKNVIALSQMLVDEFAGKVPETREELVRLPGVGRKTANVVLSMAFGQATMAVDTHIFRIANRIRLAPGKTPDEVEARLMRVVPKHYLYHAHHWLILHGRYTCKARRPECERCVIADICKSPEKSSDVPAPLIELPPQVIGEAVE; translated from the coding sequence ATGGCGAATCCGAAACTCAAATCCCCGCCGCAAGGCACGAATGTGATTACCCGCCGCAAGCCGGCGGCGGTGGTCAAGACCGCCTATTCGCAGGCTGAGCGCGAGGAAATCTTCCGTCGCTTTTCAGTGCAGCGGCCCGAGCCGCGGGGTGAGCTGGAGCATACCAATCCTTTTACCCTTGTCGTGGCGGTGGCCCTCTCCGCCCAGGCCACCGATGCCGGTGTCAACAAAGCGACGCGGGCGCTGTTCACGGTGGCCGATACGCCGCAGAAAATGCTCGATCTCGGCGAAGAGAAGGTTCGCGATTACATCAAAACGATCGGCCTTTACCGCAACAAGGCGAAAAACGTGATCGCGCTCTCGCAAATGTTGGTCGACGAATTCGCCGGCAAGGTCCCGGAAACCCGCGAGGAACTAGTTCGGCTGCCGGGCGTCGGCCGCAAGACTGCCAATGTCGTGCTGTCCATGGCCTTTGGACAGGCAACCATGGCGGTCGATACACACATTTTCCGGATCGCCAATCGCATCAGGCTTGCTCCCGGCAAGACACCTGATGAAGTCGAAGCGCGATTGATGAGAGTGGTGCCGAAACACTACCTCTATCATGCCCATCACTGGCTGATCCTGCACGGACGCTACACCTGCAAGGCTCGCCGTCCCGAATGCGAACGCTGCGTCATCGCCGACATTTGCAAATCGCCGGAGAAGAGTTCGGATGTGCCGGCCCCACTCATCGAGCTACCGCCGCAAGTGATCGGCGAGGCTGTCGAGTAA